The Mus musculus strain C57BL/6J chromosome 2, GRCm38.p6 C57BL/6J genome has a window encoding:
- the Agpat2 gene encoding 1-acyl-sn-glycerol-3-phosphate acyltransferase beta precursor, which yields MDPWPWLTAALLLLLLLVQLSRTARFYAKVGLYCVLCLSFSAAASIVCLLRHGGRTVDNMSIISWFVRSFKYVYGLRFEVSGQKKLEVDGPCVIISNHQSILDMMGLMEILPKRCVQIAKRELMFTGPVGLIMYLGGVYFINRQQARTAMSVMADLGDLMVKENLKVWIYPEGTRNDNGDLLPFKKGAFYLAIQAQVPIIPVVYSSFSSFYNVKTKLFTSGTIKVQVLDAVPTNGLTDADVTKLVDTCYQSMRATFLQISQIPQENSAIKEPGVLPAQ from the exons ATGGACCCGTGGCCATGGCTGACGGCggcgctgctgctgctgttgctgcttgtGCAGCTGAGCCGCACAGCCAGGTTCTACGCCAAGGTCGGTCTCTACTGCGTGCTCTGCCTGTCCTTCTCCGCCGCGGCCTCGATCGTCTGCCTGCTGCGCCACGGCGGCCGCACCGTGGATAACATGAG CATCATCAGCTGGTTCGTTCGGTCCTTCAAGTACGTGTATGGCCTTCGCTTTGAGGTCAGCGGACAGAAGAAACTGGAGGTGGATGGTCCCTGTGTCATCATCTCTAATCACCAGAGCATCCTGGACATGATGG GTCTCATGGAAATACTCCCTAAGCGCTGTGTGCAGATCGCCAAGCGTGAGCTAATGTTCACAGGGCCTGTGGGCCTCATCATGTACCTTGGGGGTGTCTACTTCATCAACCGCCAGCAAGCCAGAACTGCCATGTCTGTGATGGCCGACCTGGGCGACCTCATGGTCAAGGAGAAT CTCAAAGTGTGGATCTACCCAGAGGGTACACGCAACGACAATGGGGACCTGTTGCCCTTTAAAAAAGGAGCCTTCTACTTGGCCATCCAGGCCCAG GTGCCCATCATCCCCGTGGTGTACtcgtctttctcttccttctacaATGTCAAGACGAAGCTCTTCACCTCAG GAACAATCAAGGTACAAGTGCTGGATGCTGTCCCTACCAATGGTCTGACAGATGCTGATGTCACCAAGCTGGTGGACACTTGCTACCAGTCCATGAGGGCCACCTTTCTACAGATTTCTCAGATTCCCCAAGAGAACTCTGCCATTAAGGAGCCTGGGGTCTTGCCAGCCCAGTAG
- the Egfl7 gene encoding epidermal growth factor-like protein 7 isoform 1 precursor (isoform 1 precursor is encoded by transcript variant a), which produces MWGSGELLVAWFLVLAADGTTEHVYRPSRRVCTVGISGGSISETFVQRVYQPYLTTCDGHRACSTYRTIYRTAYRRSPGVTPARPRYACCPGWKRTSGLPGACGAAICQPPCGNGGSCIRPGHCRCPVGWQGDTCQTDVDECSTGEASCPQRCVNTVGSYWCQGWEGQSPSADGTRCLSKEGPSPVAPNPTAGVDSMAREEVYRLQARVDVLEQKLQLVLAPLHSLASRSTEHGLQDPGSLLAHSFQQLDRIDSLSEQVSFLEEHLGSCSCKKDL; this is translated from the exons ATGTGGGGCTCCGGAGAACTGCTTGTAGCATGGTTTCTAGTGTTGGCAGCAGATGGTACTACTGAGCATGTCTACAGACCCAG CCGTAGAGTGTGTACTGTGGGGATTTCCGGAGGTTCCATCTCGGAGACCTTTGTGCAGCGTGTATACCAGCCTTACCTCACCACTTGCGACGGACACAGAGCCTGCAGCACCTACCG AACCATCTACCGGACTGCCTATCGCCGTAGCCCTGGGGTGACTCCCGCAAGGCCTCGCTATGCTTGCTGCCCTGGTTGGAAGAGGACCAGTGGGCTCCCTGGGGCTTGTGGAGCAG CAATATGCCAGCCTCCATGTGGGAATGGAGGGAGTTGCATCCGCCCAGGACACTGCCGCTGCCCTGTGGGATGGCAGGGAGATACTTGCCAGACAG ATGTTGATGAATGCAGTACAGGAGAGGCCAGTTGTCCCCAGCGCTGTGTCAATACTGTGGGAAGTTACTGGTGCCAGGGATGGGAGGGACAAAGCCCATCTGCAGATGGGACGCGCTGCCTGTCTAAGGAGGGGCCCTCCCCGGTGGCCCCAAACCCCACAGCAG GAGTGGACAGCATGGCGAGAGAGGAGGTGTACAGGCTGCAGGCTCGGGTTGATGTGCTAGAACAG AAACTGCAGTTGGTGCTGGCCCCACTGCACAGCCTGGCCTCTCGGTCCACAGAGCATGGGCTACAAGATCCTGGCAGCCTGCTGGCCCATTCCTTCCAGCAGCTGGACCGAATTGATTCACTGAGTGAGCAGGTGTCCTTCTTGGAGGAACATCTGGGGTCCT GCTCCTGCAAAAAAGATCTGTGA
- the Agpat2 gene encoding 1-acyl-sn-glycerol-3-phosphate acyltransferase beta isoform X1 produces the protein MMGLMEILPKRCVQIAKRELMFTGPVGLIMYLGGVYFINRQQARTAMSVMADLGDLMVKENLKVWIYPEGTRNDNGDLLPFKKGAFYLAIQAQVPIIPVVYSSFSSFYNVKTKLFTSGTIKVQVLDAVPTNGLTDADVTKLVDTCYQSMRATFLQISQIPQENSAIKEPGVLPAQ, from the exons ATGATGG GTCTCATGGAAATACTCCCTAAGCGCTGTGTGCAGATCGCCAAGCGTGAGCTAATGTTCACAGGGCCTGTGGGCCTCATCATGTACCTTGGGGGTGTCTACTTCATCAACCGCCAGCAAGCCAGAACTGCCATGTCTGTGATGGCCGACCTGGGCGACCTCATGGTCAAGGAGAAT CTCAAAGTGTGGATCTACCCAGAGGGTACACGCAACGACAATGGGGACCTGTTGCCCTTTAAAAAAGGAGCCTTCTACTTGGCCATCCAGGCCCAG GTGCCCATCATCCCCGTGGTGTACtcgtctttctcttccttctacaATGTCAAGACGAAGCTCTTCACCTCAG GAACAATCAAGGTACAAGTGCTGGATGCTGTCCCTACCAATGGTCTGACAGATGCTGATGTCACCAAGCTGGTGGACACTTGCTACCAGTCCATGAGGGCCACCTTTCTACAGATTTCTCAGATTCCCCAAGAGAACTCTGCCATTAAGGAGCCTGGGGTCTTGCCAGCCCAGTAG
- the Egfl7 gene encoding epidermal growth factor-like protein 7 isoform 2 precursor (isoform 2 precursor is encoded by transcript variant c): MWGSGELLVAWFLVLAADGTTEHVYRPSRRVCTVGISGGSISETFVQRVYQPYLTTCDGHRACSTYRTIYRTAYRRSPGVTPARPRYACCPGWKRTSGLPGACGAAICQPPCGNGGSCIRPGHCRCPVGWQGDTCQTDVDECSTGEASCPQRCVNTVGSYWCQGWEGQSPSADGTRCLSKEGPSPVAPNPTAGVDSMAREEVYRLQARVDVLEQKLQLVLAPLHSLASRSTEHGLQDPGSLLAHSFQQLDRIDSLSSCKKDL, encoded by the exons ATGTGGGGCTCCGGAGAACTGCTTGTAGCATGGTTTCTAGTGTTGGCAGCAGATGGTACTACTGAGCATGTCTACAGACCCAG CCGTAGAGTGTGTACTGTGGGGATTTCCGGAGGTTCCATCTCGGAGACCTTTGTGCAGCGTGTATACCAGCCTTACCTCACCACTTGCGACGGACACAGAGCCTGCAGCACCTACCG AACCATCTACCGGACTGCCTATCGCCGTAGCCCTGGGGTGACTCCCGCAAGGCCTCGCTATGCTTGCTGCCCTGGTTGGAAGAGGACCAGTGGGCTCCCTGGGGCTTGTGGAGCAG CAATATGCCAGCCTCCATGTGGGAATGGAGGGAGTTGCATCCGCCCAGGACACTGCCGCTGCCCTGTGGGATGGCAGGGAGATACTTGCCAGACAG ATGTTGATGAATGCAGTACAGGAGAGGCCAGTTGTCCCCAGCGCTGTGTCAATACTGTGGGAAGTTACTGGTGCCAGGGATGGGAGGGACAAAGCCCATCTGCAGATGGGACGCGCTGCCTGTCTAAGGAGGGGCCCTCCCCGGTGGCCCCAAACCCCACAGCAG GAGTGGACAGCATGGCGAGAGAGGAGGTGTACAGGCTGCAGGCTCGGGTTGATGTGCTAGAACAG AAACTGCAGTTGGTGCTGGCCCCACTGCACAGCCTGGCCTCTCGGTCCACAGAGCATGGGCTACAAGATCCTGGCAGCCTGCTGGCCCATTCCTTCCAGCAGCTGGACCGAATTGATTCACTGA GCTCCTGCAAAAAAGATCTGTGA